The Triticum aestivum cultivar Chinese Spring chromosome 3A, IWGSC CS RefSeq v2.1, whole genome shotgun sequence genome includes a region encoding these proteins:
- the LOC123061882 gene encoding 60S ribosomal protein L37a-1 isoform X2: protein MTKRTKKAGIVGKYGTRYGASLRKQIKKMEVSQHSKYFCEFCGKFAVKRKAVGIWGCKDCGKVKAGGAYTMNTASAVTVRSTIRRLREQTEA, encoded by the exons ATG ACGAAGCGCACCAAGAAGGCTGGAATCGTCGGCAAGTATG GTACCAGGTACGGTGCCAGTTTACGTAAGCAGATCAAGAAGATGGAGGTGTCTCAGCACTCCAAGTACTTCTGTGAATTCTGTGGGAAG TTTGCTGTGAAGAGGAAAGCTGTTGGAATTTGGGGATGCAAGGACTGTGGCAAGGTCAAGGCTGGCGGCGCCTATACCATGAA CACTGCTAGTGCAGTCACCGTCAGGAGCACGATCCGTCGCTTGAGGGAGCAGACCGAAGCATGA
- the LOC123061882 gene encoding 60S ribosomal protein L37a-1 isoform X1, with the protein MSTQTKRTKKAGIVGKYGTRYGASLRKQIKKMEVSQHSKYFCEFCGKFAVKRKAVGIWGCKDCGKVKAGGAYTMNTASAVTVRSTIRRLREQTEA; encoded by the exons ATGTCTACTCAGACGAAGCGCACCAAGAAGGCTGGAATCGTCGGCAAGTATG GTACCAGGTACGGTGCCAGTTTACGTAAGCAGATCAAGAAGATGGAGGTGTCTCAGCACTCCAAGTACTTCTGTGAATTCTGTGGGAAG TTTGCTGTGAAGAGGAAAGCTGTTGGAATTTGGGGATGCAAGGACTGTGGCAAGGTCAAGGCTGGCGGCGCCTATACCATGAA CACTGCTAGTGCAGTCACCGTCAGGAGCACGATCCGTCGCTTGAGGGAGCAGACCGAAGCATGA
- the LOC123058503 gene encoding UPF0678 fatty acid-binding protein-like protein At1g79260, with amino-acid sequence MEAAGPQTQPPAPHPLVAPLSFLLGKWRGEGEGTFPSIAPFRYGEEILFSHHPSKPVISYTQKTWKAASGDPMHAESGYWRPRPDGSVEVVIAQSTGLTEVQTGSYDSEKKTVTLQSELIGNASKVKQITRAFQVVDGELSYVVQMATITNSLQPHLKALLKRI; translated from the exons ATGGAAGCTGCCGGCCCACAAACGCAGCCGCCGGCGCCGCACCCATTGGTGGCTCCGCTGTCGTTTCTGCTGGGCAAGTggcgcggcgagggcgagggaaccttcccctCCATCGCCCCGTTCCGCTACGGCGAGGAGATCCTCTTCTCCCACCACCCTTCCAAG CCGGTGATCTCGTACACGCAGAAGACGTGGAAGGCGGCGTCCGGCGACCCGATGCACGCCGAGAGTGGGTACTGGCGGCCCCGCCCCGACGGCTCCGTCGAGGTGGTCATCGCCCAGAGCACAGGCCTCACCGAGGTCCAG ACGGGTTCATATGACAGTGAAAAGAAAACAGTGACACTCCAAAGCGAACTTATTGGCAATGCATCAAAG GTGAAGCAGATCACGAGGGCTTTTCAGGTGGTGGATGGGGAGCTCTCATACGTCGTTCAGATGGCAACAATCACAAACAGTCTACAGCCGCATCTGAAAGCGCTTCTCAAGAGGATCTGA
- the LOC123061883 gene encoding aspartic proteinase NANA, chloroplast has product MAGRRLALLLVALAAAFLAGASGRHASDSARFPLLRLAAPASLADLARSDRQRMAFIASHGRRRTRETAAGSSASSAAAAFAMPLTSGAYTGIGQYFVRFRVGTPAQPFLLVADTGSDLTWVKCRRPASANSSLSPADSGPGSGRAFRPEDSRTWAPISCTSDTCTKSLPFSLATCPTPGSPCAYDYRYKDGSAARGTVGTESATIALSGREERKAKLRGLVLGCTSSYTGPSFEASDGVLSLGYSGISFASHAASRFGGRFSYCLVDHLAPRNATSYLTFGPNPAVSPSSSHASPSSCAAAAAPRARTTPLLLDRRMRPFYDVSLKAISVAGEFLKIPRAVWDVEAGGGVILDSGTSLTVLAKPAYRAVVAALSKELAGLPRVTMDPFEYCYNWTSPSGQDAGVAVPKMAVHFAGAARLEPPGKSYVIDAAPGVKCIGLQEGPWPGISVIGNILQQEHLWEFDIKNRRLRFQRSRCTH; this is encoded by the exons ATGGCGGGTCGCCGCCTGGCCCTGCTGCTTGTCGCGCTGGCCGCGGCGTTCCTGGCAGGCGCGAGCGGCCGCCACGCGAGCGACTCGGCGCGGTTCCCCCTgctccgcctcgccgcgccggcGTCCCTCGCCGACCTGGCGCGCAGCGACCGGCAGCGGATGGCGTTCATCGCCTCGCACGGGCGGCGGCGCACGCGGGAGACCGCGGCGGGCTCGTCGGCCTCTTCAGCTGCCGCGGCCTTCGCGATGCCGCTCACCTCCGGCGCCTACACGGGCATCGGGCAGTACTTCGTGCGCTTCCGCGTGGGCACCCCGGCGCAGCCGTTCCTGCTGGTGGCCGACACCGGCAGCGACCTGACCTGGGTCAAgtgccgccgccccgcctcggccAACTCCTCGCTCTCGCCGGCCGACTCGGGGCCGGGGTCGGGGCGCGCGTTCCGTCCCGAGGACTCGAGGACATGGGCGCCCATCTCGTGCACGTCGGACACCTGCACCAAGTCGCTCCCCTTCTCCCTCGCCACCTGCCCCACGCCCGGCAGCCCCTGCGCCTACGACTACCG GTACAAGGACGGGTCGGCGGCGCGCGGCACGGTGGGCACGGAGTCGGCGACCATCGCGCTGTCCGGGCGGGAGGAGCGGAAGGCCAAGCTCAGGGGCCTCGTGCTCGGCTGCACCAGCTCCTACACCGGCCCCAGCTTCGAGGCCTCCGACGGCGTGCTCAGCCTCGGCTACAGCGGCATCTCCTTCGCCTCCCACGCCGCCTCCCGCTTCGGCGGCCGCTTCTCCTACTGCCTCGTCGACCACCTCGCCCCGCGCAACGCCACCAGCTACCTCACCTTCGGCCCCAACCCCGccgtctccccctcctcctcccacgcctccccctcctcctgcgccgccgccgccgctccccgcgcGCGCACGACGCCGCTGCTGCTCGACCGCCGGATGCGCCCCTTCTACGACGTCAGCCTCAAGGCCATCTCCGTCGCCGGGGAGTTCCTCAAGATACCGCGCGCCGTCTGGGAcgtcgaggcgggcggcggcgtcaTCCTCGACTCCGGCACCAGCCTCACGGTGCTGGCCAAGCCGGCCTACCGCGCCGTCGTGGCCGCGCTCAGCAAGGAGCTCGCCGGGCTGCCGCGGGTCACCATGGACCCGTTCGAGTACTGCTACAACTGGACGTCGCCGTCGGGCCAGGACGCCGGCGTCGCCGTGCCGAAGATGGCCGTGCACTTCGCCGGGGCGGCGCGGCTGGAGCCCCCGGGGAAGAGCTACGTGATCGACGCGGCGCCCGGCGTCAAGTGCATCGGCCTGCAGGAAGGCCCCTGGCCCGGGATCTCCGTCATCGGGAACATCCTGCAGCAGGAGCACCTGTGGGAGTTCGACATCAAAAACCGACGGCTAAGATTCCAGAGGTCGCGGTGCACGCACTGA